Proteins encoded together in one Anaerotignum propionicum DSM 1682 window:
- a CDS encoding nucleoside hydrolase, which produces MNRFPVIIDCDPGVDDTAALLLASRLEELDIRAITTVAGNVGVDKTTANAVKVRHAMGKDIPIYMGADRPMFREPVTAEKIHGVDGFGGVSYPAEVTNTKIEEEKAWDAIYRIAKECNGELVIIAVGPMTNLGIALSKYSELPKLIKRIIIMGGAAIGGNVTPSAEFNIYVDPESADMLFCCGVPVYMCGLDVTLKAYLTAEEIEEIGSLGSFQAKIFRDVMQGGLKHYHELGYKGVALHDPAAVLYAVDDSIFETHHVGIRVETKGQITLGKTVTDLYSDKQFEHNAYIVTNVDRDAFRDKINTLMAKF; this is translated from the coding sequence ATGAATCGTTTCCCAGTAATTATCGACTGTGATCCAGGTGTTGACGATACAGCAGCGTTGTTGTTGGCAAGCCGCTTAGAGGAATTGGATATTCGTGCAATTACAACTGTGGCTGGTAATGTTGGCGTGGATAAAACAACAGCAAATGCTGTGAAAGTAAGACATGCTATGGGTAAAGACATCCCCATTTACATGGGAGCTGACAGACCAATGTTTCGTGAGCCTGTAACTGCAGAGAAAATTCATGGAGTCGATGGATTTGGTGGGGTTTCCTATCCTGCTGAAGTAACAAACACAAAGATTGAAGAAGAAAAAGCATGGGATGCCATTTATCGTATTGCAAAAGAGTGCAATGGCGAATTGGTTATCATCGCAGTTGGCCCTATGACAAACCTTGGTATTGCCTTGTCTAAATATAGTGAACTGCCTAAACTGATTAAACGAATCATTATTATGGGTGGTGCTGCAATCGGCGGCAATGTGACACCATCTGCTGAATTTAATATCTACGTTGACCCAGAATCAGCAGATATGTTGTTCTGCTGTGGCGTGCCGGTTTATATGTGTGGTCTAGATGTGACCTTAAAGGCTTATTTAACTGCAGAAGAGATTGAAGAAATAGGTTCTTTAGGTTCATTTCAGGCAAAGATTTTTCGTGATGTTATGCAGGGCGGTCTGAAACATTATCATGAGTTGGGTTATAAAGGTGTGGCCTTACACGACCCTGCGGCAGTACTATACGCTGTAGATGATAGTATATTTGAAACCCATCATGTGGGCATCCGTGTTGAAACAAAAGGTCAAATAACCCTTGGTAAAACGGTGACAGATTTATATAGTGATAAACAATTTGAGCATAACGCTTATATTGTAACAAATGTAGATCGTGATGCATTTCGTGATAAAATAAATACCTTAATGGCCAAATTCTAA
- a CDS encoding GNAT family N-acetyltransferase: MEVRVLQLEKEHTVYIARICSWFYHWWGEQEGFSMDKMEAYVLHSLCEDRIPQTYILLADEELVGVYQLSVMDLDVRPDIYPWLINVYIDKPYRGKGYLNLLMQSAKENCRRLGIKEIFLYTTHEGLYEKYGLRFKEEFDTFIEGNEIQRLYSWNIEN, encoded by the coding sequence ATGGAAGTTAGAGTTTTGCAGCTTGAAAAAGAACATACAGTTTATATCGCAAGAATCTGTTCATGGTTTTATCACTGGTGGGGAGAACAAGAAGGTTTTAGCATGGATAAAATGGAGGCATATGTATTACATTCATTGTGTGAAGATAGAATTCCTCAAACATATATATTGCTGGCAGATGAAGAACTGGTTGGTGTTTATCAATTGTCTGTAATGGATCTTGATGTAAGACCAGACATATATCCATGGCTGATTAATGTCTATATTGATAAACCATATAGAGGCAAAGGCTATTTAAATCTTTTAATGCAATCGGCGAAAGAAAATTGTCGAAGATTAGGAATAAAAGAAATTTTTTTATATACAACTCATGAGGGGTTATACGAAAAATATGGCTTGAGATTTAAAGAAGAATTTGATACTTTTATAGAAGGCAATGAAATACAACGGCTATATAGCTGGAATATAGAGAATTAG
- a CDS encoding BMP family ABC transporter substrate-binding protein, translating into MKKLLSMLLASALAVSMLAGCGSKANTDANKGDSAEGEKKVYKVCNLVNGTLGDKSFFDSAQAGLEKLKADGRIDFKTIEMGGTTEDQAKWQGYLEEVSASGEYDLIICGTYQMPDYLKNVAEQFPDQKYLIYDDTTYTLPNVANLSYAQNDLGYLVGVYAGAMTTETSVEGINEDAVIGFVGGVDSPVINDFLYGFILGAQKSNPDIKIDTRYVNSYVDPAKAKELAESMINDKKCDIIWGVAGNSGNGAAEAALETGKAYFIGVDSDQELTFSPEMAAITLTSGLKNIGNSLVWFFDEWDKGVEHFGQQTLLGMKEGGIGVVTDKNYDSKTPDAVKEKVTAAIDAISKGDVVVPTAIGNETNEVQQLRESVKP; encoded by the coding sequence ATGAAAAAATTGCTTTCCATGCTTCTTGCTTCTGCACTGGCTGTTTCTATGCTGGCTGGTTGTGGTAGCAAAGCCAACACAGACGCTAATAAAGGAGATTCCGCAGAAGGAGAAAAAAAGGTTTACAAGGTTTGCAACTTGGTAAACGGCACTTTGGGCGACAAATCCTTCTTTGACTCCGCACAGGCAGGTCTGGAGAAATTGAAAGCCGATGGCAGAATTGATTTCAAAACCATCGAGATGGGTGGTACAACAGAAGATCAAGCAAAATGGCAGGGTTATTTGGAAGAAGTTTCTGCTTCCGGCGAATATGATCTGATTATCTGTGGTACATACCAGATGCCAGATTACCTCAAAAATGTTGCTGAGCAATTCCCTGATCAGAAGTACCTCATTTATGATGACACAACCTATACACTGCCTAACGTTGCAAACTTGAGCTATGCTCAAAATGACTTAGGTTATCTGGTTGGTGTTTACGCAGGTGCAATGACAACAGAGACAAGCGTTGAAGGTATTAACGAAGATGCAGTAATCGGTTTTGTTGGCGGCGTTGACAGCCCTGTTATTAATGACTTCTTGTATGGCTTTATTCTGGGTGCACAGAAATCCAACCCTGATATTAAAATTGATACAAGATATGTAAACAGCTATGTTGATCCAGCAAAAGCAAAAGAATTGGCAGAATCTATGATTAATGATAAAAAGTGCGACATCATCTGGGGTGTTGCTGGTAACTCAGGTAATGGCGCTGCTGAAGCAGCTTTGGAAACAGGTAAAGCTTACTTTATCGGCGTTGACTCCGATCAGGAATTGACTTTCTCTCCTGAAATGGCTGCAATCACATTAACATCCGGTTTGAAGAATATTGGTAATTCTTTGGTTTGGTTCTTTGATGAATGGGATAAGGGTGTTGAACATTTTGGTCAGCAGACTTTATTGGGCATGAAAGAAGGCGGCATTGGTGTTGTTACAGATAAAAACTATGACAGCAAAACACCTGATGCAGTGAAAGAAAAAGTAACTGCTGCAATTGATGCTATTTCTAAGGGTGATGTTGTAGTTCCTACAGCAATTGGAAATGAGACAAACGAAGTTCAGCAGTTAAGAGAATCAGTAAAACCTTGA
- a CDS encoding ABC transporter permease produces the protein MFEQLINMVFSASFGYSIIRITSPILFAALAAVVAEKGGVVNIGLEGIMMISALFGVLFSYWTNSWLIGVLGAVAIGVFVAMIMAIFALKLKTDIILSGIAVNLLGGGGTVFLLYLFTGLKGNTASLTTPKMLTPKVHIPILKDIPIIGQIFSGHSVLTYVAFLLVFLVWILLYKTAMGLRIRAVGENSHAADSVGVSVLRTQYIALAISGALAGLGGAYMSMYYSQSWNIGIVAGRGFIALAAQAMGQGEPVGAMLASLLFGFASALGSKMEGMQGFSSYLVASIPYAVTIIGLVIYALSTLKRVKRFRDKAK, from the coding sequence ATGTTTGAACAGTTAATTAACATGGTATTTTCCGCCAGCTTTGGCTATTCTATCATTCGTATTACTTCTCCTATTTTATTTGCTGCTTTGGCGGCGGTTGTCGCTGAAAAGGGCGGTGTAGTAAACATCGGTCTGGAAGGAATTATGATGATTTCCGCATTATTCGGTGTGTTATTTTCCTATTGGACAAATAGTTGGCTCATTGGCGTACTGGGTGCTGTGGCAATAGGCGTTTTTGTGGCAATGATAATGGCCATATTTGCACTGAAATTGAAAACTGATATCATTCTATCGGGTATTGCTGTCAATTTGTTAGGCGGTGGTGGCACTGTTTTCCTACTTTACCTTTTTACAGGTTTAAAGGGAAATACAGCAAGCCTTACAACTCCAAAAATGCTAACACCTAAGGTTCATATTCCTATATTAAAGGATATCCCTATCATTGGGCAAATTTTTTCAGGGCATTCAGTGTTGACTTATGTTGCGTTCCTTCTAGTATTCCTTGTATGGATTTTATTGTATAAAACAGCAATGGGACTTAGAATTCGTGCTGTAGGTGAAAATTCTCATGCTGCAGATAGCGTTGGCGTTAGTGTATTAAGAACTCAGTATATTGCTTTGGCAATTTCCGGCGCTTTGGCAGGTTTGGGTGGGGCGTACATGTCAATGTATTATTCTCAAAGCTGGAATATCGGTATTGTTGCAGGTCGTGGATTTATCGCTTTGGCTGCGCAAGCAATGGGTCAAGGGGAACCTGTTGGTGCAATGTTGGCATCCTTGCTATTTGGTTTCGCCAGTGCATTGGGCAGTAAGATGGAGGGTATGCAAGGTTTTTCCTCATATCTGGTGGCATCTATTCCCTATGCGGTTACGATTATCGGTTTGGTAATTTATGCTTTAAGTACACTGAAAAGAGTAAAGCGCTTTAGAGATAAGGCGAAATAA
- a CDS encoding insulinase family protein: protein MELKLNSIMHGFLLKDKEVISDIHGEGYLFEHLKSGARLIYIKAKDENKVFSISFKTPPEDDCGTPHILEHSVLCGSRKYASKDPFNELAKGSLNTFLNALTYADKTMYPIASCNEEDFHNLMDVYLDAVFYPNIYTKKEIFMQEGWRYIVNEETGELNVTGVVYNEMKGALSDPESLLQGAISRNLFGKTTYGFESGGDPATIPNLTYESFLAFHKKYYHPSNSYIYLYGDMDIERCLKHIGDEYLNDFMRTIELPEILETKATYLQKLSKETFPTDSDEDTGYLAYSVNVGLCTDEELTMALQALSYVLLETNASVIKTALMEAKICDDVEGWFDSSTYEMLFSIVAKNADLSKVSEFEKTINQTLERILKDGLDKELLTSSLRRLSFLLKEEDYGSTPKGLIYGMKLMKSWLHGKNPFFCLRHFETLEKLKDPNYEWNILVEKNILHNTKKNILVFSPDKHKEKEIQDEFLKKMHDKKDSFTENDIKQIKEDTKKLEIFQHTEDTPEILEQIPILQLSQINPAPSIPVYTKSRVGEGKQIFVPLQSNGIIYLKLHFDVDCLNEELLPYAGLLTDVLGKLDTIKYSYQELPMVTNEVFGGLSFQNDVFSKNTEDYTGFLTVKSKFLKEDIAKVAELTKEILLNTKFDSLNSLQKIVRAAKIKGENYLLNYSHLEAIHFSVGQLSNGGKINEITSGIDYFHFLVKIDKMLSETPEVVINNLKKAANCLFTQKSFHISFGCEEEDINKAISMRDFIYENLDPGSNSKFEKFSFDKNSSSLAFTANSTVQYNIFAADFKKLGYSYNGKLQVLRTILNLEYLWNEVRVKGGAYGSGCSFQQNGICYFYSYRDPNVTETYKIYKNLWKKLETFNATDREMTKYILGTINRLDQPKTNAEKLNDAINKEYRDFPEDFEIMERNQIIHTTKNDVLEFTDLLKDISLLRNYCTIGGEGKILANKEFFDTIQKLIP, encoded by the coding sequence ATGGAATTAAAGCTTAATTCAATTATGCATGGCTTCTTACTGAAAGACAAAGAAGTTATTTCAGACATTCATGGAGAAGGGTATTTGTTTGAGCATCTAAAAAGTGGAGCGCGGCTCATTTATATAAAGGCAAAAGATGAGAACAAGGTATTTTCTATATCCTTTAAAACGCCCCCAGAAGATGATTGTGGTACCCCTCACATTTTGGAGCATTCTGTTCTATGTGGTTCCAGAAAATATGCTTCCAAGGATCCCTTTAATGAATTGGCGAAAGGGTCATTAAATACATTTCTAAATGCTTTAACTTATGCAGATAAAACCATGTATCCCATTGCCAGCTGCAACGAAGAGGATTTCCATAATTTAATGGATGTTTATTTGGATGCTGTTTTTTATCCTAACATTTACACGAAAAAAGAAATTTTTATGCAAGAAGGTTGGCGGTATATTGTCAATGAAGAAACAGGTGAGCTTAACGTTACAGGCGTCGTCTATAACGAAATGAAAGGAGCGCTTTCTGATCCCGAAAGCTTACTGCAAGGGGCTATTTCTAGGAATTTATTCGGCAAAACCACATATGGCTTTGAATCCGGCGGGGATCCTGCTACAATTCCCAATTTAACCTATGAATCATTCCTTGCTTTTCATAAAAAATACTATCATCCGTCAAATTCCTATATCTATTTGTATGGTGATATGGATATAGAGCGTTGTCTAAAGCATATTGGCGATGAATATTTGAATGATTTTATGCGTACCATTGAATTGCCAGAAATACTGGAAACAAAAGCAACTTATCTACAAAAATTATCAAAAGAAACCTTTCCTACAGACAGTGATGAGGACACAGGGTACTTAGCATATTCTGTGAACGTTGGTCTATGTACAGATGAAGAGCTTACAATGGCTTTACAAGCACTTTCCTATGTCTTGTTGGAAACAAATGCCTCAGTGATAAAAACTGCCCTTATGGAAGCAAAAATTTGTGATGATGTAGAAGGGTGGTTCGATTCTTCAACCTATGAAATGCTGTTCAGCATTGTTGCAAAAAATGCAGATTTGTCAAAGGTCTCCGAATTTGAAAAAACAATTAATCAAACTCTAGAGAGAATTCTTAAAGATGGTCTTGACAAGGAATTATTGACCAGCAGCCTTAGAAGGCTTTCATTCTTACTAAAAGAAGAGGACTATGGCTCCACACCAAAAGGCTTAATTTATGGGATGAAATTAATGAAGAGCTGGCTCCATGGGAAAAACCCATTTTTCTGTTTACGGCATTTTGAGACTTTGGAGAAATTAAAAGATCCAAATTATGAATGGAATATCCTGGTAGAAAAAAATATTCTGCATAATACGAAAAAGAATATTTTAGTATTTTCTCCAGATAAGCATAAAGAGAAGGAAATTCAGGATGAATTCCTAAAGAAAATGCATGATAAGAAAGATTCTTTTACCGAAAATGATATCAAGCAAATAAAGGAAGATACCAAAAAACTTGAGATTTTCCAACATACAGAAGATACACCTGAAATTCTTGAGCAAATTCCCATATTGCAGCTATCTCAGATTAATCCTGCGCCTTCGATTCCTGTATACACAAAAAGCAGGGTAGGAGAGGGGAAGCAGATATTTGTCCCTCTGCAAAGTAATGGAATCATATATCTAAAATTACATTTTGATGTGGATTGCTTAAATGAAGAGCTTTTGCCCTATGCCGGACTTTTAACTGATGTCCTGGGTAAATTGGATACAATAAAGTATTCCTACCAAGAATTACCCATGGTAACAAATGAAGTTTTTGGTGGGCTATCCTTTCAAAATGATGTCTTTAGTAAGAATACTGAGGATTATACCGGTTTTTTAACGGTGAAAAGCAAATTTCTAAAAGAAGATATTGCAAAAGTTGCTGAATTAACGAAGGAGATTTTGTTAAATACAAAATTTGATTCCCTCAATAGTTTGCAAAAGATTGTTCGCGCTGCAAAAATTAAAGGGGAAAACTATCTGCTCAATTACTCTCATCTGGAGGCAATCCACTTTAGTGTTGGCCAATTGTCTAACGGCGGAAAAATCAACGAAATTACAAGTGGAATTGATTATTTTCACTTTTTGGTTAAGATTGATAAAATGCTTTCTGAAACACCTGAGGTTGTCATCAATAATCTAAAAAAAGCTGCAAATTGTCTATTTACCCAAAAAAGTTTTCATATTTCCTTTGGGTGTGAAGAAGAAGATATTAATAAAGCTATTTCTATGCGTGATTTTATTTATGAAAATTTAGACCCTGGCTCAAACAGCAAATTCGAAAAATTTTCTTTTGACAAAAATTCTTCTTCCTTAGCATTTACAGCAAATAGCACAGTACAATACAATATTTTTGCAGCAGATTTTAAAAAACTGGGTTATAGCTATAACGGAAAGTTGCAAGTGCTGAGAACCATTTTAAATTTGGAATATCTATGGAATGAAGTACGTGTAAAGGGCGGCGCATATGGAAGTGGATGCAGTTTCCAGCAGAATGGAATTTGTTATTTTTATTCCTACCGAGACCCAAATGTAACCGAAACCTATAAAATCTATAAGAATCTATGGAAGAAATTAGAGACTTTTAATGCTACAGACAGAGAAATGACAAAATATATTTTAGGAACCATTAATCGTTTAGATCAGCCTAAAACAAATGCAGAAAAACTTAATGATGCAATTAATAAAGAATATCGAGATTTTCCAGAAGATTTTGAAATTATGGAAAGAAATCAAATTATACACACAACAAAAAATGATGTTTTGGAATTTACGGATTTACTGAAGGATATTTCTTTGCTAAGAAATTATTGTACAATCGGAGGCGAAGGAAAAATCCTAGCCAATAAAGAATTTTTTGATACGATTCAAAAATTAATACCATAA
- a CDS encoding ABC transporter ATP-binding protein, which translates to MSDNDDYVVQMKGITKVYPNGIAANQGVDFSVRRGEIHALMGENGAGKSTLMKMLFGLEQPTEGEIIINGEKVSLSSPTVAISKGIGMVHQHFMLVPSLTVAENMVLGMEPKQGNKLFINYKKAVEITEEFSKKYNLFVDPHAKVRDIPVGMKQKVEILKALVRGAKILILDEPTAVLTTQETEELFKELMHLKEQGYTLIFISHKLNEIKQITDRLTIMRSGKSMGVHETAEISKEEISRLMVGRDVVLTVEKEQAQPTDIVLSVRDLEYTNDWNKKMLDKLSFDVRKGEILGIAGVEGNGQRELVDMLFNLNVPDDGLATVNGKNILGRPQREIRDMGVSLIPEDRMTFGIAGTGTIEENLMSDRAADKKYNNGPLFNLKAMHEDSDKLIKDYKVLCKSRRQQVGMLSGGNIQKVVVAREFSSEPILIIADQPTRGIDVGATEFIRKKLVELSREGAAVLLVSADLNEVMELSDSLIIMYNGKIAAYFEDTAVLNDTIMGEYMLGLKQQSAEEIGGVIHGK; encoded by the coding sequence ATGTCTGACAACGATGATTATGTTGTTCAAATGAAAGGGATCACCAAAGTTTATCCAAACGGGATTGCTGCAAATCAAGGGGTTGACTTTAGTGTAAGACGTGGAGAAATCCATGCGCTTATGGGTGAGAACGGTGCCGGTAAATCTACGTTAATGAAAATGCTTTTTGGTTTGGAACAGCCTACGGAAGGTGAAATTATCATTAATGGGGAAAAAGTATCACTTTCATCACCAACTGTGGCAATTTCCAAGGGAATTGGTATGGTTCATCAGCATTTTATGTTGGTACCGAGCTTAACTGTAGCCGAAAATATGGTTTTGGGGATGGAACCAAAGCAAGGGAACAAATTATTTATCAATTACAAAAAAGCCGTTGAAATCACGGAGGAATTTTCAAAAAAATATAACCTTTTTGTAGATCCTCATGCAAAGGTGAGAGACATTCCCGTTGGCATGAAACAAAAGGTTGAAATTCTGAAAGCATTGGTTCGTGGGGCAAAAATACTTATTCTGGATGAGCCAACCGCAGTATTAACAACGCAAGAAACAGAAGAGTTGTTCAAAGAACTAATGCACTTAAAAGAGCAAGGCTATACTTTGATCTTCATTTCTCATAAGCTGAACGAAATCAAACAAATTACAGATAGACTCACCATTATGCGTAGTGGTAAATCCATGGGTGTACATGAAACAGCGGAAATTTCAAAAGAAGAAATTTCTCGTTTGATGGTTGGCCGTGATGTAGTGCTTACGGTTGAAAAAGAGCAAGCACAGCCTACAGATATCGTTTTAAGCGTACGTGATTTAGAATATACCAATGACTGGAATAAAAAAATGCTTGATAAACTCTCCTTTGACGTAAGAAAAGGAGAAATATTAGGAATTGCAGGTGTTGAGGGCAATGGTCAGCGAGAATTGGTTGATATGCTTTTTAACTTAAACGTTCCCGACGATGGTTTGGCAACAGTGAATGGAAAAAACATTCTTGGTCGTCCCCAGAGGGAAATCCGAGACATGGGTGTTTCATTAATTCCAGAAGACAGAATGACATTTGGTATTGCAGGCACAGGTACAATTGAGGAAAACCTGATGAGTGACCGTGCGGCTGATAAAAAATATAACAACGGACCTTTATTTAACTTGAAGGCCATGCATGAAGATAGTGATAAATTGATAAAAGACTACAAAGTACTCTGTAAATCTCGCAGACAGCAGGTTGGTATGCTTTCCGGCGGTAATATTCAAAAAGTTGTTGTTGCCAGAGAATTTTCCAGCGAACCTATTTTGATTATTGCAGACCAACCCACTCGAGGTATCGATGTAGGTGCAACAGAGTTTATTCGTAAAAAATTAGTTGAGCTGAGCCGAGAGGGTGCTGCTGTTCTATTGGTTTCTGCCGACTTGAACGAAGTAATGGAGCTTTCCGATAGCTTAATTATCATGTATAACGGTAAAATCGCCGCTTATTTTGAAGATACAGCTGTTTTAAATGACACCATTATGGGTGAATATATGTTAGGTTTAAAACAACAAAGTGCTGAAGAGATAGGAGGAGTTATACATGGAAAATAA
- a CDS encoding NADH peroxidase, whose amino-acid sequence MKKFVCSVCGYVHEGDSAPEICPVCKVGAEKFIEQGGEKSWAAEHVVGVAQGASEDIMKDLRANFEGECTEVGMYLAMARVAHREGYPEIGLYYEKAAWEEAEHAAKFAELLGEVITNSTKKNLELRVDAENGATAGKTDLAKRAKAANLDAIHDTVHEMARDEARHGKAFEGLLNRYFK is encoded by the coding sequence ATGAAAAAATTTGTTTGTTCCGTATGTGGTTACGTTCATGAAGGTGATTCTGCACCTGAAATCTGTCCAGTTTGTAAGGTAGGCGCTGAAAAATTTATCGAACAGGGCGGCGAAAAATCTTGGGCTGCTGAACATGTTGTAGGGGTTGCTCAGGGCGCTAGTGAAGATATTATGAAGGACTTAAGAGCAAACTTTGAAGGCGAATGCACAGAAGTTGGTATGTATTTAGCTATGGCAAGAGTTGCTCATAGAGAAGGATATCCTGAAATCGGTTTGTATTATGAAAAAGCAGCTTGGGAAGAAGCAGAACACGCAGCAAAATTTGCAGAGCTGTTGGGTGAGGTTATTACAAACTCAACCAAGAAAAACTTAGAATTAAGAGTTGATGCTGAAAACGGTGCAACTGCTGGTAAAACTGATCTTGCAAAACGTGCGAAAGCAGCAAACTTAGATGCAATTCACGATACAGTACATGAAATGGCTCGCGACGAAGCAAGACATGGTAAGGCTTTTGAAGGTCTTCTGAACAGATACTTTAAATAA
- a CDS encoding ABC transporter permease, which yields MENKRQNMFEFFRGFVAIAIAIFVAFILILICADDPGQALECLLIRPIISNGALNAKSIFTILARMTPIIFTGLAVCVMFSANQFNLGGEGAVMLGGFIAAVIGIYLPLGAGVHVFIAILAGAIIGGLVMIIPAVIKVKLKASEMVCSLMMNYVIMFIILHFLNNVFADRSKGATQTYPFLDTATIPKMIPNTELSWGFAIAIIATIIAAYFMHRTRWGYSIRMIGINESFSKYSGMKVGSIIVLSQVIGGMLSGMGGAIEMLGRYKTFLWLDLPGYGWTGITVAILAKNNPIMIPFAAFFISYLNRGCELMSIYAGVPAEMIDIIQAVIFLFFAAEHFLSGTRQKIVVKETKEELQKKQLETAKEGGNA from the coding sequence ATGGAAAATAAGCGTCAAAATATGTTTGAGTTTTTCCGTGGATTCGTTGCCATTGCAATTGCAATTTTCGTTGCTTTTATTTTAATTCTGATTTGTGCTGATGACCCTGGTCAGGCTTTAGAATGTCTGTTAATCAGGCCTATTATTAGCAATGGTGCACTGAATGCAAAATCAATTTTTACGATTTTAGCTCGAATGACGCCGATTATTTTTACCGGTTTGGCAGTTTGCGTTATGTTCTCAGCCAATCAGTTTAACTTGGGGGGCGAAGGTGCGGTAATGCTTGGCGGTTTTATTGCTGCTGTCATTGGTATTTATCTTCCTTTGGGCGCTGGTGTTCATGTTTTCATTGCAATATTAGCAGGAGCAATTATTGGCGGTTTGGTTATGATTATTCCCGCTGTAATTAAGGTGAAGCTAAAAGCCAGCGAAATGGTATGCTCCTTAATGATGAATTACGTTATTATGTTTATCATATTACATTTTTTGAATAATGTTTTTGCAGATAGAAGCAAAGGTGCTACCCAAACGTATCCTTTCTTGGATACCGCTACTATCCCTAAAATGATTCCCAACACTGAGTTGTCATGGGGTTTTGCTATAGCAATTATTGCAACCATCATTGCCGCATATTTTATGCATCGAACACGTTGGGGATATTCAATCCGCATGATTGGTATTAATGAATCCTTCTCCAAATATTCGGGAATGAAAGTTGGCAGTATCATTGTTTTATCTCAGGTGATTGGTGGTATGCTTTCCGGTATGGGTGGCGCCATCGAAATGCTGGGTAGATATAAGACCTTCTTGTGGCTTGATTTGCCTGGATATGGCTGGACCGGTATTACCGTTGCAATTCTTGCCAAGAATAATCCCATTATGATTCCATTTGCGGCGTTCTTTATTTCTTATTTGAATAGAGGATGTGAACTTATGTCTATTTACGCAGGTGTTCCTGCTGAAATGATTGATATTATTCAGGCTGTTATCTTCCTATTCTTTGCGGCAGAGCATTTCCTATCTGGCACACGTCAGAAGATTGTTGTAAAAGAAACAAAAGAAGAGTTGCAGAAAAAACAACTTGAAACAGCAAAGGAAGGGGGTAATGCATAA
- a CDS encoding nucleoside hydrolase, with translation MKRIPIILDGDPGHDDAIAWVLANASPVLDIRAVTSCCGNQTIEKTTYNALRICTLINLHVPTAKGRVRPLIAEPIIAPTVHGESGLDGPELPEPDFDVVDMDAVTLMAKIIQESDEPITIVPTGPLTNVAALLLAHPELKENIKQISLMGGGVQYGNWTPAAEFNILVDPEAADVVFKSGIPIIMAGLDVTEKAMIFPEDFERIRALGNHVAIIVAEWLEFFYQFHRTLGYEGAPVHDAVAVAALIKPGIMESKDLYVEVETTGDFCKGATVADFDHVLDVVPNAKVLMGIDRQAFVDLLVEAISVYGEVAK, from the coding sequence ATGAAGAGGATTCCTATTATTTTAGACGGAGATCCAGGACATGATGATGCCATTGCATGGGTATTGGCAAATGCTAGTCCGGTTCTCGACATTCGCGCAGTTACATCTTGTTGTGGTAACCAGACAATTGAAAAAACAACATACAATGCCCTTCGCATTTGTACATTGATTAACTTGCACGTGCCAACTGCAAAGGGCCGCGTTAGACCTTTGATAGCAGAGCCCATCATTGCACCTACTGTTCATGGTGAATCTGGATTAGATGGCCCAGAATTGCCTGAACCAGATTTTGATGTTGTTGATATGGATGCAGTTACCCTGATGGCAAAGATTATTCAAGAGAGTGATGAGCCTATTACAATTGTGCCTACAGGCCCATTAACAAATGTTGCGGCATTATTGTTAGCTCACCCTGAACTGAAAGAAAATATTAAGCAGATTTCCTTGATGGGCGGCGGTGTGCAATATGGAAATTGGACACCTGCGGCTGAATTTAATATTTTAGTTGATCCTGAAGCTGCAGATGTGGTATTCAAATCCGGAATACCAATTATTATGGCTGGTTTAGATGTAACAGAAAAAGCAATGATTTTTCCTGAAGATTTTGAGCGTATCCGTGCGTTGGGTAATCATGTTGCCATCATTGTTGCTGAATGGTTGGAATTCTTTTATCAATTCCACAGAACATTGGGTTACGAAGGCGCACCTGTCCATGATGCAGTGGCAGTGGCTGCCTTAATCAAGCCTGGCATTATGGAGTCAAAAGATTTGTACGTTGAGGTAGAGACCACGGGTGATTTCTGTAAAGGCGCAACGGTGGCTGACTTTGATCATGTTTTAGATGTAGTTCCAAATGCTAAAGTATTGATGGGTATTGACAGACAAGCTTTTGTTGACCTGTTGGTTGAAGCAATCAGTGTATATGGGGAGGTGGCGAAATGA